In Callospermophilus lateralis isolate mCalLat2 chromosome 18, mCalLat2.hap1, whole genome shotgun sequence, one DNA window encodes the following:
- the Nip7 gene encoding 60S ribosome subunit biogenesis protein NIP7 homolog encodes MRPLTEEETRVMFEKIAKYIGENLQLLVDRPDGTYCFRLHNDRVYYVSEKILKLAANISGDKLVSLGTCFGKFTKTHKFRLHITALDYLAPYAKYKVWIKPGAEQSFLYGNHVLKSGLGRITENTSQYQGVVVYSMADIPLGFGVAAKSTQDCRKVDPMAIVVFHQADIGEYVRHEETLT; translated from the exons ATGCGGCCTTTAACTGAGGAGGAGACCCGTGTAATGTTTGAGAAGATAGCCAAATA CATCGGGGAGAATCTTCAGCTGCTGGTCGACAGGCCCGATGGCACCTACTGTTTCAGGCTGCACAACGACCGGGTGTACTACGTGAG TGAGAAGATTTTGAAACTGGCCGCCAATATCTCCGGGGACAAGCTAGTATCGCTGGGGACCTGCTTTGGAAAATTCACTAAGACCCACAAGTTCCGTTTGCACATTACAGCCCTGGATTACCTTGCACCCTATGCCAAG TATAAAGTATGGATAAAGCCTGGAGCAGAGCAGTCCTTCCTCTATGGAAACCATGTGTTGAAATCTGGTCTGGGTCGAATTACTGAAAACACTTCTCAGTACCAGGGAGTGGTGGTATACTCCATGGCAGACATCCCTTTG GGTTTTGGGGTAGCAGCAAAGTCTACACAAGACTGCAGAAAAGTAGACCCCATGGCGATTGTGGTATTTCATCAAGCAGACATTGGGGAATATGTACGACATGAAGAGACATTGACTTAA